In Deltaproteobacteria bacterium, one genomic interval encodes:
- the fusA gene encoding elongation factor G, with the protein MPRSVPIENTRNIGIMAHIDAGKTTTTERILYYTGVTYKIGEVHEGTAVMDWMPQEQERGITITSAATTCFWKDNRINIIDTPGHVDFTIEVERSLRVLDGAVAVFCSVGGVEPQSETVWRQANKYKVPRIAFVNKMDRVGADYFRVIKMMVDRLQTRPVVLQLPVGVEDSFKGVIDLVSQKAIIWDESTLGAKFRYEDVPSDMKDIVHEYRDKLIEAAADFDEVVMGKYMDGKQPTEDELKKAIRKGAISMAITPVLCGSSFKNKGIQPLLDSVLEYLPSPVDIAAVKGINPDTEKEEERKADDNAPFSAIAFKIMTDPFVGQLTFFRVYSGYMAAGSYVYNATKQQKERVGRLLKMHANKREEIKEVYAGEIAAAVGLKSTITGDTLCDDDKPILLERMIFPEPVMSIAIEPKTKADQEKLGISLQKLAIEDPSFRVKTDEETAQTIISGMGELHLEIIVDRLMREFKVEANVGKPQVAYRETITKTVEAEGKYIKQTGGRGQYGHVWLEVGPQEPGKGFEFENNIVGGTVPKEYISAVEKGLRETIDTGVLAGYPVVDIKVSLFDGSYHDVDSSEMAFKIAASIGFKDGMRRATPILLEPIMDVEVVTPEQFMGDVIGDLNSRRGKILGMETRGGFNVVSSKVPLALMFGYSTDIRSKTQGRATFTMQFSHYERVPHSIAEEIVAKVQGK; encoded by the coding sequence ATGCCAAGATCAGTGCCGATAGAAAATACAAGGAATATAGGGATAATGGCCCATATAGATGCTGGTAAGACCACTACAACCGAGAGAATTCTCTACTATACGGGTGTTACTTATAAGATAGGAGAGGTTCACGAGGGCACGGCTGTTATGGACTGGATGCCTCAGGAGCAGGAAAGGGGTATTACCATTACTTCAGCCGCAACAACATGCTTTTGGAAGGATAACCGCATTAATATAATTGATACGCCGGGCCATGTTGATTTTACTATAGAGGTTGAAAGGTCTTTAAGGGTTCTTGACGGCGCTGTCGCGGTGTTCTGTTCTGTGGGAGGTGTTGAGCCTCAATCAGAAACAGTATGGCGTCAGGCGAATAAATATAAGGTTCCGAGGATTGCGTTTGTAAATAAGATGGACAGGGTTGGGGCAGATTATTTCAGGGTTATAAAGATGATGGTAGACAGGCTCCAAACCAGACCTGTTGTGTTGCAGCTTCCTGTGGGCGTAGAAGATAGCTTTAAGGGCGTGATTGACCTTGTTTCACAAAAGGCCATAATCTGGGATGAATCTACACTTGGTGCAAAGTTTCGTTATGAAGATGTCCCTTCAGATATGAAAGATATAGTTCATGAGTACAGAGACAAACTTATAGAGGCTGCCGCTGATTTTGATGAAGTAGTTATGGGAAAATATATGGATGGCAAACAGCCGACAGAGGATGAATTAAAAAAGGCAATAAGAAAGGGCGCTATCTCGATGGCTATAACCCCTGTGCTTTGCGGCTCGTCTTTTAAAAATAAAGGGATTCAGCCGCTTCTGGATTCTGTTTTGGAATATCTCCCATCGCCTGTTGATATCGCTGCTGTAAAAGGGATAAACCCTGACACGGAAAAGGAAGAGGAAAGAAAGGCAGATGATAATGCGCCATTTTCAGCCATTGCATTTAAGATAATGACAGACCCATTTGTTGGTCAGCTTACATTCTTCAGGGTTTATTCAGGTTATATGGCAGCGGGCTCTTATGTTTACAATGCCACGAAGCAGCAGAAAGAGCGGGTTGGAAGACTCTTAAAAATGCATGCAAATAAAAGAGAAGAGATAAAAGAGGTTTATGCAGGCGAGATAGCAGCGGCAGTGGGCCTGAAGAGTACCATAACAGGCGATACCCTATGCGATGATGATAAACCGATACTGTTAGAACGAATGATATTTCCTGAGCCTGTTATGAGCATAGCAATAGAGCCGAAGACAAAGGCTGATCAGGAAAAACTCGGCATATCGCTGCAGAAGCTTGCCATAGAAGACCCTTCGTTCAGGGTGAAGACAGATGAAGAGACCGCTCAAACGATTATATCGGGTATGGGTGAATTGCACCTTGAGATTATTGTAGATAGATTAATGAGAGAGTTTAAGGTTGAGGCGAATGTTGGCAAGCCGCAGGTTGCATATAGAGAGACCATAACAAAGACGGTTGAGGCTGAGGGCAAGTATATAAAACAGACAGGCGGCCGCGGCCAATACGGCCATGTCTGGCTTGAGGTTGGACCGCAGGAGCCTGGCAAAGGTTTTGAATTTGAGAATAATATTGTGGGCGGCACTGTTCCGAAGGAGTATATATCTGCAGTTGAGAAGGGCCTAAGGGAGACAATAGATACAGGTGTGCTTGCAGGGTATCCTGTTGTAGATATAAAGGTTTCATTGTTCGATGGTTCTTATCACGATGTTGACTCATCTGAAATGGCGTTTAAGATAGCGGCCTCTATTGGCTTCAAGGATGGAATGAGAAGGGCAACCCCAATACTTCTGGAACCCATTATGGATGTGGAGGTTGTAACCCCTGAGCAGTTTATGGGAGATGTTATCGGAGATTTGAATTCAAGGAGAGGCAAGATACTTGGCATGGAAACAAGGGGTGGATTTAATGTAGTGTCATCAAAGGTTCCCTTGGCTCTGATGTTTGGTTATTCAACTGATATAAGATCTAAGACCCAGGGAAGGGCTACCTTTACCATGCAGTTTTCCCATTATGAGCGGGTGCCACACTCAATAGCAGAAGAGATAGTCGCGAAGGTGCAAGGTAAATAA
- the rpsL gene encoding 30S ribosomal protein S12, producing the protein MPTINQLVKKGRRAVKRKTTAPALKECPQKRGVCIRVYTTTPKKPNSALRKVARVRLTNAMEVTSYIPGIGHNLQEHSVVLIRGGKVKDLPGVRYHIIRGTMDAVGVQNRKQGRSKYGAKRPK; encoded by the coding sequence ATGCCCACGATAAATCAGTTGGTTAAAAAAGGGAGAAGGGCTGTAAAAAGGAAGACAACTGCGCCTGCCTTAAAAGAATGTCCGCAGAAGAGGGGGGTTTGTATCAGGGTTTATACAACAACCCCTAAAAAGCCAAACTCAGCGCTCAGAAAAGTGGCAAGGGTTAGGCTTACAAATGCCATGGAGGTGACCTCTTATATTCCTGGGATTGGCCATAATCTTCAGGAGCATTCAGTTGTTCTTATAAGAGGCGGAAAGGTAAAGGATTTGCCAGGCGTCAGGTACCACATCATCAGAGGCACTATGGATGCGGTTGGTGTTCAAAACAGAAAACAGGGCCGCTCCAAATACGGGGCGAAGAGACCAAAATAA
- the rpsG gene encoding 30S ribosomal protein S7: protein MSRKGIVSKRDVLPDPKYNDKLITKFVNTIMSDGKKSVAEGIVYRVFDRMKEKTKEDPLKIFKKALDNVRPMLEVKSRRVGGATYQVPQEVRPQRKISLALRWIATYAKARGAEKTMVEKLTSELIDAANSKGGAVKKREDVHKMAEANKAFAHYRW from the coding sequence ATGTCTAGGAAAGGAATTGTTTCAAAAAGGGATGTTCTGCCGGATCCAAAATATAATGATAAACTTATCACAAAGTTTGTGAACACTATAATGAGCGATGGTAAAAAAAGTGTTGCAGAAGGGATTGTTTATAGAGTATTTGACAGGATGAAAGAAAAGACAAAGGAAGACCCGCTCAAGATATTTAAAAAGGCGCTTGATAATGTGAGGCCTATGCTTGAGGTGAAGTCCCGCAGGGTTGGAGGCGCAACCTATCAGGTTCCACAGGAGGTCAGACCACAGCGCAAGATATCGCTTGCGTTAAGGTGGATTGCAACATACGCAAAGGCGCGCGGCGCAGAGAAAACAATGGTTGAAAAACTTACCTCTGAACTAATAGATGCGGCAAACAGTAAAGGCGGGGCAGTAAAGAAGAGAGAGGATGTGCATAAGATGGCCGAGGCAAATAAGGCATTTGCGCATTACAGATGGTAG
- a CDS encoding GTP-binding protein: MSKAKFDRTKPHINIGTIGHVDHGKTSLTAAITKVLSTRGLAEFLA, from the coding sequence ATGAGCAAGGCCAAATTTGACAGGACAAAGCCGCACATAAACATAGGGACAATAGGTCATGTAGACCACGGCAAGACCAGCCTAACAGCGGCAATAACAAAAGTATTAAGCACAAGAGGACTGGCAGAATTTCTTGCATA